From Azospirillum brasilense:
GTGCCTTCCTGGCCGGGCTGCGCTCCAGCGTCGCCATCGGCGACTATCTGTTCGTCCACGCCGGCATCCGCCCCGGCCTGCCGCTGCACCGCCAGCGGGATGAGGACCTGCTGTGGATCCGGCGGGAGTTCCTGACCTCCCACCTCGACCATGGCAAGCTCGTCGTGCACGGCCACACCATCGTCGAGCAGCCGGACATCCGCTCCAACCGCATCGGCATCGATACCGGGGCCTACGCTTCCAACCGGCTGACCGCGCTGGTCCTGGAGGGTGGGGAGCGCCGCTTCCTTTGCACCATCTGATGACGCCTCACGGCACGGCGGCCTGACGGCGCCAGTCCTTGAGGAAGTCGAGAAAGGCGCGCAGCGACGCCGGGGGCTGGCGGCGCGAAGGGTAATAGAGGAAGGGGCCGGGAAAGCTCTGGCTCCAGTCCTCCAGCACGGCGACGAGACGGCCGGCGGCGATGTGTTCGCGCACATAATCGTCGAAGGTCATCAGGAACCCCAGCCCATCGAGCGCCGCCCGCAACTGGATGCCGGTGTGCCCGGCGTGGAAGGGGCCGCCGGGCTGGATGCGCACAATGCGGCCGTCCTTCTCGAATTCCCAGGGCGGGTGGGCGCCGCTGGCGTAGACGGTGGAAACGCTCGGCTTGCCCAGCAGGTCCTCGGGCCGCTCCGGCACCCCGAAACGGTCGAGCACGGACGGCGCTGCGCACAGCACGAAGCGCTGCGGCGGGCCGAGCGGCACCGCGATCATGTCCTGCGCCAGATGTTCCTCGTAGCGCACGCCCGCATCGTAGCCCTGCGCCACGATGTCGATCAGGGCGATGTCCACGGTGATTTCCAGCTCCACATCCGGAAAGCGGGTCAAGAAAGGCGTGACCATCGGGGCCAGCACAAGATCCACCGCCGGGGCCGGCGCGTTGATGCGCAGCCGCCCCGCCGGACGCCCCTGGCGTTCCCGCAGGTCGGACAGAGCGCCAGCCACCTCGCCCAGCGCGGGTTCCAGACGGCGGAGAAGCTGCTCCCCGGCCTCGGTCGGGGCGACGCTGCGGGTCGTGCGGTTCAGCAGGCGGACGCCGAGATGCTCCTCCAGCTCCCGCATCCGCTGGCTGAGGCTGGAGACGGACACGCGCTGCTCCAGCGCCGCGCGGCGGAAGCTGCGGTAGCGGGCGACGGCGGCGAAGGCTTGCAGGTCGCGCAGGTCGGTGTCGTCCATTTCCGGGTTCCGATTGTTCGATGTCGTGAACAGCCTGTTCTGGATTGTCCATCTTATCGGATCAATGGCACCGGATCATCATCCAGGGCAAGGCGGCGCTGAGACGGCGCCGCGACGGACGGAGAGGATCAGGAACATGGAACAGCGCACGCTCGGGGCCGCGGGCCCCGTCAGCTCGGTCATCGGCCTCGGCTGCATGGGCATGTCGGACTTCTACGGTCCGGCCGACCAGGAGGAGAGCATCGCTACGATCCACGCGGCGCTCGACGCCGGGCTCACGCTGCTCGACACCGGCGACTTCTACGGCATGGGGCACAATGAACTGCTCATCCGCGATGGCCTGCGCGGACGCGACCGCGACGGGCTGCTGATCAGCGTGAAGTTCGGCGCCCTGCGTGACCCGCAGATGGGCTGGAACGGCTACGACTCCCGCCCGGCGGCGGTGAAGAACTTCCTGACCTACTCGCTGCGCCGGCTGGGGGTAGACCACATCGACATCTACCGCCCGGCCCGGCTCGACCCGAGCGTCCCCATCGAGGACACGGTGGGCGCCATGGCCGACATGGTGAAGGCCGGCTACATCCGCCACATCGGCCTGTCGGAGGTCGGCCCGGAAACCATCCGCCGCGCCGCCGCGGTGCACCCGATCAGCGACCTGCAGATTGAATATTCGCTGATCTCCCGCGGGATCGAGGAGGCCATTCTGCCCACCTGTCGGGAGCTTGGTATCGGCGTCACCGCCTACGGCGTGCTGTCGCGCGGCCTGATCAGCGGCCATTGGAGCAAGGACCGTGCGGGCCAGGATTTCCGCAGCCGAAGCCCGCGCTTCCAGGGCGAGAATCTGGACCGGAACCTGGCGCTGGTGGAGCGACTGCGGGACATCGCCCAGCGCATCGGCGGATCGGTCGCCCAGGTCGCCATCGCCTGGGTGGCGGCTCAAGGCCACGACATCGTCCCGCTGGTCGGCGCCCGCCGCCGCGACCGTCTGGCCGAGGCGCTGGGCGCCTTGGACCTCACCCTGTCGGCGGAGGATCTGGCGCAGCTGGCCGAAGCCCTGCCACCCGGCGCCGCCGCGGGCGAGCGCTACCCGGCGGCGCAGCTCGTCCATATGGACAGCGAGACGTATAGGCAGCGCTGACCCGCCCCCACCCCGGCCCTCCCCCGCTTCGCAGGGGAGGGAGAAGCAAGTCCTCTCACCTGCGTCAGCGGGGGAAGGTCAGGGAGGGGGCACCGTTGCCCACGCCTTACCCCTCGACCTGCACCACGCGCAGGTTGTTGGTGGTCCCCGCCTTGGCGAACGGAATGCCGGCCACCACGACCATCTGGTCGTTGGGCTTGGCGAAGCCCTCCTCCTTGGCGAAGCCCAGCGCCCGCTCGACCATCTCCTCATAGGTATGGATGTCGGCGGACAGGACGCTGTGCGCGCCCCAGAGCAGGGACAGACGGCGCGACACCGCGGCGTGCGGCGTGATCGCCAGGATCGGCACCGCCGGGCGGCGCCGGGCGATGCGCGCCGCCGTGGTGCCGCTGGAGGTGTAGGCGACGATGGTCGATGCGTGGATCACTTCGGCCAGATCGGCGGCGGCGGCGGCCACCGCGTGGGGCGCGGTCTGCTCCTCGCCGGGGTCGGACGCGTCGATGATCGAGCGGTAGAGCTTGTGCTGCTCCGTGCTGCGGATGATGCGGTCCATCATCTCCACGGCCTCCACCGGGAAGGCGCCGCTGGCCGATTCCGCCGACAGCATCACCGCGTCGGCGCCGTCATAGATGGCGGTCGCCACGTCGGACGCCTCAGCCCGCGTCGGGGTCGGCGCGTTGACCATGGAATCCAGCATCTGAGTCGCCACGATCACCGGCTTGACGGCGAGGCGGCAGGCGCGCACCAGCTCTTTCTGGCGGCCCGGCACCTCCTCGTGCGGGATCTCGACGCCCAGATCGCCGCGGGCGACCATGACCGAGTCCGACAGGCGGATGATGTCGTCGATGCGGTCGAGCGCCGCCGGCTTCTCGATCTTCGACATCAGCCCGGCGCGGTCGCCGATCAGCCCGCGAGCCTCCAGCAGGTCCGCCGGCTTCTGCACAAAGGACATCGCCACCCAGTCGACGCCCAGTTCCAGCCCGAAGGCGAGGTCGACGCGGTCCTTGGCGGTCAGGGGCGACAGTTCCAGCACGGTGTCGGGCAGGTTGACGCCCTTGCGGTTGGAGATGGTCCCTCCAATGACCACTTTGGCGTCGATGTAGTCGTCGCCCAGCCCGGTCACGGCAACGCGCACGCGCCCATCGTCGATCAGCAGATTGTGGCCCGGCATCACCGCGGCGAAGATTTCCGGATGGGGCAGCGGGATCGCGGTCTTGTCGCCATCGGCGCCGGACAGGACGAAGCGGATCGATTCGCCGGCGGCGACGGTGATCTTGCCGTCACGGATGGTGCCGACGCGGATCTTCGGTCCCTGCAGGTCCTGAAGAATGCCGATGGGACGGCCCATCTCGGCCTCCAGGGCGCGGATGGCGGCGTGGACCTTTGCGTGGTCCTCGTGCGTCCCATGGCTGAAATTCAGGCGGAAGGTATCGACGCCGGCCAGGAACAGCCGCTTCAGCATCTCGGGGGTGTTGCTGGCGGGACCGACCGTGGCAACGATCTTCGCGCGGCGGTGACGACGCATATAATTTCGGCCTCTTGGGCCGCCTCCTTGATGGAGTGTCGAACGGCGGGCATGCCGGGTGGGAAGCGGGCGGTCATGGAACCGCCCGGCTGCCGTTCACATTGGTGGGTAATGGCCCGCTGACAACCACCGAACCCGCAATAATGCCCGGCTGTGGCAGAGCCGCCGCCGCCGGGCCGGTTCCCGCGTCCGTTCGCACCCCCAATCATCATCGATCCGTCACCGAACGGTCACGTGGAGACGCTATCCGGCAACCAGCCGGGGTGCGACGCCATCAGCCATACACTTAGTGCTGGCCTGCGCCCCCCTGGCGCGGGACGGGATTGGACCGGGTGCCGGCTTCGGATCGGGCAACTGCTCCAAAGTCGGCCCAGGTTGCGCCATGTGCTACGCAGCGAGCTGGTGCTGGAGATGCAGCCCTCCGGGAAGACGTTAACACCGTCAGGTGCCCGGCCCTCCACCACGGCCGGTGGCCTTTGGCGACGCCGTCGCATGATCATAGGGCGTTGATCAGTGACGTGGTCTGGAAATGCGAAAGGCCGGTCCCGAGCGGGAACCGGCCTTGGCGAACAGGTGATTTGGTTGCGGGGATGGGCAACCGCCCTTGTTTGCTGCTCTCGGCGGAGTGCCTGCTCCTCAGGCAGCGGGGGTAGGTGATGGTTTGTTCGCCATTTTTCCGTTGGCACATCCGTCGAGCGTCGAAGCTCACCCATCGATGCCGGAGACTTGTGGCGTCACGCCGCGTAAACACTGTCGCGTCGAACGCGACGAGCAGCAGATCAACCCCGCCATTGAGCGCTTCTCTCTCTCCGCCCGGCCCAAGCCGGAGAAATGTTCGACCGTCGGCTGAACATAGGACTCGGCCAATCCAGCAGCGTAAACGGGGGCAATGTTCCCAACAACGGCCAGGGCGCTTGAGATTGCCCGCCGCGCGATGAGGCTGTTGAACTCTTGCGGGTCAGGTGCCCGCTCGTGACGGAGGCAGAGCACCGGTGCGAAGCAATGGTAACATCCGAAGACAGCAGATCACGAACGTGGCCAATGTCCGGAGCATGCAGTAGCGCGGCGTTGGTCGGGAGGGAGGCCGGTCGGCTTGGAAGCCGCAGCGACAGCTTCAACGTGATCCCGCCCTCCTGGTCGGCCGTCACACGCACCGGCGCATGTCAAACGCATAATGGCATTCACGGCGACAGCCGCTACGGCTGCCACGAAGCGAAGAACGGGGGCGAACGCCACCACGTCAGCCACATCTTCGACATGGGCGGTAACACGGCCCGGCTCGTGCGCACCGCGGGCCCAGCCGAGAATGTTGCGATGGGTTGGGTTGCCGGCGAGGTGAACAAGGTGCGCCTTGCCGGCGAGTTGCACTTCAGCGCCCGCTATTGGAAAGTCAAGCGCCGGGTTCATCGCCCATGGCGAAGGGGAAGACCCATCAAAACCCGTGTCGCCGCGCCCAGGGGCCAACCTTCCCCGTGCCTCCAACAAGCCCTTTCGGAGCGCTGATGGATGATCCGGGCGAGCTTCTTTACCTTGCCCTAAGCTGTACGGAATATGGCATCATCCACTCTCAATATGTATTTGGGGAAACATTCATGTCCAAATCGACCATTCCCGTGATCGTCACACGCACCAGCGATCCGTTGGCCACCAAGAGCATCGTCGCGAAGGCTGCCGAAGCCGTGCGGGAAGTCGCAAACATCGATACCGAAGTCCTGAGAAACAATCTGTCCGAGCTTATCGGCCGTGTGAGCAAGGTTATCGAGGTGGCCGAGGCATCGGCCGGGGGCCTGACGCTGACCGAGGTGGAGGTTGGGGTGGAGATCAACGCGGAAGGTGGGGTCGCCCTGATCGGCACGGCGTCGGTCGGCGCCACGGCTTCCATCAGCCTGACGTTCCAGAGGAAATAATGAACAATCGCCGGCACGCCCTTCTGCTCGCAATCGCGGATTATCAGCAAGTCACTGCGCTGCCTTACGTTCACGGCGACGTGCCGCGGATGAAAGACGCGCTCAGGCGGATGGGCGTGCCGGACGACAACGTTCGGGCACACGGGGCAGGAGGCGACGACTCCCCCAGCATGAGCCGCAACTACATCCGCTCACGCATTCGAGAGTTCCTCGACGCCGCCGCGGCGGAAAGCCATCTGATCGTTTATTTCTCCGGTCACGGTTTCGAACAGGAAAACCACCGCCTGCTGCTTCCGCAGGATTATGACCAGCGATACCAAGCGTCCGTGTCGGAACTCATCAGCGACCAGGACTTGGTCGATTGGGCACGGGAATCGAAAGCGGCATCCGTTCTGTTCATCATCGACACATGCCGCCAAGGGGTGCGATTCGAGCCCGTGCCGGTGAGCAAATCGGCGCTCGAACGGCCTCCCGCGGCCGACTTGACCCCGTCCCTGCACACTCCCACGATCGCCATCGTTTTCAGCTGCGATTCCGGTGAATTCAGCTGTGTCGACCGGCAGGACAAGGAATGCAGCGCCTTCACCCGCGCCTTCGCGGAAGCGCTGCAGATGGATGGCGACCGCAGGACGCTGGCCGAGCTACGCGCCGACGCCCAGGAATTGCTGAACAAATACCAGTCCGTTCCCCAGACCATCGTTCTTGATCCGCGTGCCCATGGCCGCGGCGGCCACCCCTGCGATCTGGCCGTCACGGAAAACGCGGGTACCCGGTTCCTGGATCAGTTGGCGCAATCGGACTGGGTGCGTCAGTTGAAAGACCTTCAGCCATGGCAAGACCTGGACAAGGCCGAGCCGAATTTGGCGACGCAGGTCGCGTCCATCGCCTTGGAGGCGCACAATCGTGTGAGCCAAGCGGCCGGCAACCCGCCTCGGCAGGGTTGGCGCGCTCCCGACGCCCCCATCCGTTTGCTAAAACGCCTCGCCAAGCACGCCCTGGCCGGCATGGAGCCGACGCCGGCCGAGTGGGCCGTCCTTCTGGCCGTGCCCTTCGTCTACGAGACGGTGCTGGCGGAGGCGGAGCGGCGCTTGGTTGCTGAAGGCGCGGGGCTCGACCCGCTCGTTCCCGCCGAACGGGAAGAGGATACCGCGTTCCGGCGCGCGTGGCGCACCGCTGGACAGAACGACGACGCTGGACGCCGCCTCGTCAAGCGGCTGAGCGATCGGGGCCAGACCGAAGCGGCGACGGACGTGGCGGCTTGGCGCTTCAACGCCTTTTGCCACCGCGCGGGAGAGTTGTGGGACGCCAAACCCTCCGGCTGGGCCACGGCGGCTGTCGGCGAGGTGGTCAGGCTGGCGCCCTTGCCGGATGTGTTCAGCGATCCGGGCGTGAAGGACCTCCTCACCCCCGGCCGCCTCTTGCGTCTTGCGCGGCTGATGTTCGCCGAATTCGAAGACGTGAAGCTGGAGGAAACCGGCCAGACCGGGCCGAAACTGAACCCGGATTTCCGCTGCGGCCAAGAAGCGAGAACTCTGCACCTGGACGAGGTGACGGTCGCCC
This genomic window contains:
- a CDS encoding LysR family transcriptional regulator, with amino-acid sequence MDDTDLRDLQAFAAVARYRSFRRAALEQRVSVSSLSQRMRELEEHLGVRLLNRTTRSVAPTEAGEQLLRRLEPALGEVAGALSDLRERQGRPAGRLRINAPAPAVDLVLAPMVTPFLTRFPDVELEITVDIALIDIVAQGYDAGVRYEEHLAQDMIAVPLGPPQRFVLCAAPSVLDRFGVPERPEDLLGKPSVSTVYASGAHPPWEFEKDGRIVRIQPGGPFHAGHTGIQLRAALDGLGFLMTFDDYVREHIAAGRLVAVLEDWSQSFPGPFLYYPSRRQPPASLRAFLDFLKDWRRQAAVP
- a CDS encoding aldo/keto reductase, coding for MEQRTLGAAGPVSSVIGLGCMGMSDFYGPADQEESIATIHAALDAGLTLLDTGDFYGMGHNELLIRDGLRGRDRDGLLISVKFGALRDPQMGWNGYDSRPAAVKNFLTYSLRRLGVDHIDIYRPARLDPSVPIEDTVGAMADMVKAGYIRHIGLSEVGPETIRRAAAVHPISDLQIEYSLISRGIEEAILPTCRELGIGVTAYGVLSRGLISGHWSKDRAGQDFRSRSPRFQGENLDRNLALVERLRDIAQRIGGSVAQVAIAWVAAQGHDIVPLVGARRRDRLAEALGALDLTLSAEDLAQLAEALPPGAAAGERYPAAQLVHMDSETYRQR
- the pyk gene encoding pyruvate kinase, which gives rise to MRRHRRAKIVATVGPASNTPEMLKRLFLAGVDTFRLNFSHGTHEDHAKVHAAIRALEAEMGRPIGILQDLQGPKIRVGTIRDGKITVAAGESIRFVLSGADGDKTAIPLPHPEIFAAVMPGHNLLIDDGRVRVAVTGLGDDYIDAKVVIGGTISNRKGVNLPDTVLELSPLTAKDRVDLAFGLELGVDWVAMSFVQKPADLLEARGLIGDRAGLMSKIEKPAALDRIDDIIRLSDSVMVARGDLGVEIPHEEVPGRQKELVRACRLAVKPVIVATQMLDSMVNAPTPTRAEASDVATAIYDGADAVMLSAESASGAFPVEAVEMMDRIIRSTEQHKLYRSIIDASDPGEEQTAPHAVAAAAADLAEVIHASTIVAYTSSGTTAARIARRRPAVPILAITPHAAVSRRLSLLWGAHSVLSADIHTYEEMVERALGFAKEEGFAKPNDQMVVVAGIPFAKAGTTNNLRVVQVEG